GGGTAAACCACCGACAGGTCGCCCCCCCGGTAGGCGCGGCCGTTGAGGAGATGGTAGAGGACGAAGCAGACCGCCCCCGCCGTCACCAGCAGGAAGGTCGAGGGGTCGGGCCACCGAAACCGCTCCGGCAGAAACGGTATCGTAACGGTAAAAAGGGCGCTGGAGGCCACGAACATCCACCAGATGAAGACCGTCTTGTGCCGGCTCCGCTTCACCAGCAGGTTCCAGAGGGCGTGCATCACGGCGGATATTACGATGAGGGTAAAGGCGAGAGTGCTCACCGGAGGAGTATAGCGAAACTAAAATTTTAGCGATACTAAAAAATTTAGTTTCGCTATCCACAAAACAGCTGCATGCATTCCGCCTCCCACCGCAGCGCGCCGCAGAACGTTACGATCAGCGGTCCACCTGCGCACCATAAGCTTCAAGAATGTTCCGGAGAAGCTCAATCCCCCTCCCGAGGGTATTGTCGTTGACTTCCTCTCCCCCCACTTCCAGGTAGTTTAGCCAGAAAAGCGCAATCAGCCAGATCTCCTCGGTCAGCAGCGCCCGTTCCCGCTCTGGAAGAGTTCTGATCACCCCCAACTCCATTGAGCTGTCAACGGAGTGCCGAACCAGGGCAAGCAGGGCGTGGTGCGTCTGCTGGAAACGCTCCCGCAGGAGAGGGTCGGCCATGATCAGGGCCGTCAACTCGCGCTTGAAAAAGCGGTAACGCCAGTTGTACTCCTGGATCATGACGAAAGTCCGTTCCATCGCCTCCAGGGTGCCGACGGGACATACGTCGGTAATGAGCCGGTACTGCTCCAGGCCGTAGGCGTCCATCTGCTCGAAGATGGCGCGGATGATGTCTTCCTTGTTGCGGAAATGGTAGTAGAGGTTGCCGGGGCTGATGCCTGCTGCAGCGGCGATATGGTTGGTGGTCACCGCCTTGGTCCCCTGCCCGTTGAAGAGTTCGATGGCGGTTTCGATGATTCTGTCGCGGGTTTTCATGGCCGGAACTTTAGCAGATGGCGATAACGATAGCCACCGGAAAGAATCGCTCTTCCGGCGGCTGCCCAGCCAGGGTGACTCAGTAATCCAGGTGTGCCGCGCGGGCCTTTTCCAGAATTCGGCTGAACAGCCTGATCCGCATCAGCATCCCCCGCAGCCCGAAGCGGGCGAGGGTTGGAAGCACCCGGTGAAACGGCACCGCCTTGACCCATAGATTGGCCAGTTCCTCGTTGAACTCCCGAAGCGGCAGCGTGGTGGGGAGGAGCGCGTGGATCATGTCGTACAACTCCGGCTTGCGGGAAATGAGCTCCTCTTCCCTGGCCGCATACAACTCGGTCCCGGGAAGCGGCGTCAACACCGTAAAGGTGGCGTACTTGTGCTTCAGGCGCCGCACATGGCCCAGGAGGTTCCGGAAATCCTCGCGGGTATAGGCGGGATCGACCATGTAGGACGCATACATCATCACCCCCAGGTCATCGAGGATTTTCACCGCCTTTTCCTGCTGGGCGATGGTCACCCCCTTCTTCATGGCGGCAAGCCGCGCGTCGGAAAA
The nucleotide sequence above comes from Geobacter benzoatilyticus. Encoded proteins:
- a CDS encoding TetR/AcrR family transcriptional regulator → MKTRDRIIETAIELFNGQGTKAVTTNHIAAAAGISPGNLYYHFRNKEDIIRAIFEQMDAYGLEQYRLITDVCPVGTLEAMERTFVMIQEYNWRYRFFKRELTALIMADPLLRERFQQTHHALLALVRHSVDSSMELGVIRTLPERERALLTEEIWLIALFWLNYLEVGGEEVNDNTLGRGIELLRNILEAYGAQVDR